A part of Gadus morhua chromosome 17, gadMor3.0, whole genome shotgun sequence genomic DNA contains:
- the tnfsf10l gene encoding LOW QUALITY PROTEIN: TNF superfamily member 10, like (The sequence of the model RefSeq protein was modified relative to this genomic sequence to represent the inferred CDS: inserted 2 bases in 1 codon) has product YDQVYFRYPSPAAIDGDQRSVSHQLVQCVYKKTSYPSPIQLLKGVGTKCWAPDAEYALHSVYQGGLFELRAGDELFVSSPXPTMVNADDSSSYFGAFRLDL; this is encoded by the exons TACGACCAGGTGTATTTCCGGTACCCGTCTCCGGCTGCCATCGATGGAGACCAGCGTAGTGTCAGCCACCAGCTGGTCCAGTGCGTCTACAAGAAGACCTCCTACCCCAGCCCAATACAG ctgctgaAGGGCGTGGGTACCAAGTGCTGGGCCCCTGACGCCGAGTACGCACTGCACTCGGTGTACCAGGGCGGTCTGTTCGAGCTCCGGGCCGGCGACGAGCTGTTCGTCTCGTCTCC CCCCACCATGGTCAACGCCGACGACTCCTCCAGCTACTTTGGGGCCTTCCGCCTCGACCTCTGA